The proteins below come from a single Dinghuibacter silviterrae genomic window:
- the panD gene encoding aspartate 1-decarboxylase, protein MDIEVLKSKIHRAVITEANLNYVGSLTLDEDLMDAANIIENEKVQVVNVNNGSRLETYVIKGKRGSGVVCLNGPAARQGMAGDVVVVISYARMDFDTAKTFKPWLVFPKDGNRL, encoded by the coding sequence ATGGATATTGAAGTACTAAAATCAAAGATCCACCGGGCAGTGATCACCGAGGCCAACCTCAATTATGTAGGGAGCCTGACGTTGGATGAGGACCTGATGGACGCGGCCAACATCATCGAAAACGAAAAGGTACAGGTTGTCAATGTCAATAACGGTTCCCGTTTGGAAACCTATGTCATCAAGGGCAAGCGCGGCTCCGGCGTGGTTTGTCTCAATGGCCCCGCGGCCCGTCAGGGCATGGCCGGTGACGTCGTCGTCGTGATCTCGTATGCGCGCATGGACTTCGACACCGCAAAGACTTTTAAGCCTTGGCTCGTCTTTCCAAAAGATGGAAATCGATTATAA
- a CDS encoding glycogen/starch synthase encodes MPAKKRILFIANEMSPYLEETEFSAVINQLAIKANDNGFEVRCIMPRFGMINERRHRLHEVVRLSGINVSVDNDDYPLQIKVASLPNARLQVYFLDNEDFFKRKGVLCDESDKWYEDNDLRTIFFCKGALETVKKFGWPPDIIHCAGWMTGLIPLYLKTAYKKEPVFNHTKVVFTIGQNTFQESLGPDLVKKAIIHTNIKEKDLDPYKEANNTALFRGGATYADAVTFGAEKVDKKLLEEFGKVKGKKVLPFDVNHQEDLTDYLQLYHELSNG; translated from the coding sequence ATGCCAGCAAAGAAACGGATTTTATTCATAGCCAACGAAATGTCTCCTTATTTGGAGGAAACGGAGTTCTCCGCGGTCATCAATCAGTTGGCTATCAAAGCAAATGATAACGGTTTCGAAGTGCGCTGCATCATGCCCCGTTTCGGCATGATCAATGAAAGGAGGCACCGCCTCCACGAAGTAGTCCGGCTTTCAGGGATTAATGTTTCGGTCGACAATGACGACTACCCGCTCCAGATCAAGGTAGCCTCCTTACCCAACGCCCGTCTGCAGGTGTATTTCCTGGACAATGAAGACTTTTTCAAGCGTAAAGGGGTTCTTTGCGACGAATCGGACAAGTGGTACGAGGACAACGATCTCAGGACGATCTTTTTTTGCAAGGGGGCCCTGGAAACGGTCAAGAAATTCGGCTGGCCCCCGGACATCATCCATTGCGCCGGCTGGATGACGGGTCTGATTCCCCTTTACCTGAAGACGGCGTACAAAAAGGAACCCGTGTTCAACCACACCAAAGTGGTCTTTACCATCGGCCAGAACACCTTCCAGGAAAGCCTGGGACCGGACCTGGTCAAAAAGGCGATCATCCATACCAATATCAAGGAAAAGGACCTGGACCCCTACAAGGAGGCCAATAATACGGCCCTTTTCCGGGGCGGCGCGACCTACGCGGACGCCGTGACTTTTGGGGCGGAAAAGGTAGACAAAAAGCTCCTGGAAGAGTTTGGGAAGGTCAAGGGCAAAAAGGTGCTGCCTTTCGACGTCAACCACCAGGAGGACCTGACGGACTATCTCCAGCTTTATCATGAACTCTCTAATGGTTAA
- the amaB gene encoding L-piperidine-6-carboxylate dehydrogenase, with protein sequence MEFLKHLSIQPHNPGVSTGTKWFEGAGARLSSYSPVDGKLIATTGAADRETYDQAIAQARQAFAVWRNWPAPRRGEVVRRIGESLRAHKDDLGKLVSYEMGKSLQEGWGEVQEMIDICDLAVGMSRQLHGLTMHSERAAHRMYEQWHPLGIVGIISAFNFPVAVWSWNAMIAWVCGDVCVWKPSEKTPLSAIACQHIAAGVFKEMGVPEGVSVLVNGGLDVGQWLAADTRIPLVSATGSTRMGKAVGTTVATRLGRSLLELGGNNAIIITENADLDIAIRAAVFGAVGTAGQRCTTTRRLIVHENVYDAVLSRLRNAYAHLHIGDPLDPANHVGPLIDKDAVTNYLSALDAVRAAGGSFAVEGGVLSGPGYESGCYVKPCIAEARNDFDIVQHETFAPILYLIRFKTLEEAIAFQNDVPQGLSSSIMTLNLREAERFLSAAGSDCGIANVNIGTSGAEIGGAFGGEKETGGGRESGSDAWKAYMRRQTNTINYDTQLPLAQGIKFDI encoded by the coding sequence ATGGAATTCCTAAAACACCTTTCTATCCAGCCCCACAACCCTGGTGTGTCCACCGGTACGAAGTGGTTTGAGGGCGCCGGCGCGCGCCTCTCTTCATACTCTCCTGTAGACGGTAAGCTGATCGCCACCACCGGTGCCGCTGACCGGGAAACCTACGACCAGGCCATCGCCCAGGCTCGCCAGGCATTCGCGGTCTGGCGGAACTGGCCCGCACCCCGCCGGGGCGAGGTCGTCCGCCGCATCGGTGAGTCCCTGCGTGCCCATAAGGACGACCTCGGCAAACTCGTTTCTTACGAGATGGGCAAAAGCCTCCAGGAAGGATGGGGAGAGGTCCAGGAAATGATCGACATCTGCGACCTCGCCGTCGGTATGAGCCGCCAGCTTCACGGGCTCACCATGCACAGCGAACGCGCCGCGCACCGGATGTATGAACAGTGGCACCCCCTCGGAATCGTCGGGATCATCTCCGCCTTTAATTTCCCCGTCGCCGTTTGGAGCTGGAACGCCATGATCGCCTGGGTCTGTGGCGACGTTTGTGTCTGGAAACCCTCCGAAAAAACGCCCCTCAGCGCGATCGCCTGCCAGCACATCGCCGCCGGGGTTTTTAAGGAAATGGGCGTCCCCGAAGGCGTCAGCGTCCTCGTAAACGGCGGCCTCGACGTCGGCCAGTGGCTCGCCGCCGATACCCGGATCCCCCTCGTGTCCGCCACCGGTTCCACCCGTATGGGTAAAGCGGTAGGAACCACCGTTGCCACCAGGCTGGGCCGTTCTTTGCTCGAACTCGGAGGCAACAACGCCATCATCATCACGGAAAACGCCGACCTCGATATAGCCATCCGCGCCGCGGTCTTCGGCGCCGTAGGAACCGCGGGGCAGCGATGCACCACGACCCGGCGGCTGATCGTCCACGAAAACGTCTACGACGCCGTGCTTTCCCGCTTGCGCAACGCCTATGCCCACTTGCACATCGGCGACCCCCTCGACCCGGCTAACCACGTCGGGCCGTTAATTGATAAGGATGCCGTGACCAACTATTTGTCCGCTTTGGATGCCGTCCGCGCCGCGGGAGGCTCTTTCGCCGTCGAAGGCGGTGTGCTCTCCGGTCCGGGTTACGAGAGCGGCTGCTACGTCAAACCTTGTATCGCCGAAGCCCGCAACGACTTCGACATCGTGCAACACGAAACTTTTGCCCCTATATTATACCTCATACGTTTCAAAACCCTCGAAGAAGCCATCGCCTTCCAAAATGACGTACCCCAGGGGCTATCGTCTTCCATCATGACCCTCAACCTCCGCGAAGCCGAACGCTTCCTCTCCGCCGCGGGCAGCGACTGCGGCATCGCCAACGTCAATATAGGGACCTCCGGGGCCGAGATCGGCGGTGCATTTGGCGGGGAAAAGGAAACCGGCGGCGGCCGGGAGTCCGGGAGTGATGCCTGGAAGGCGTATATGCGGAGACAGACGAATACGATCAACTACGACACCCAACTACCGCTCGCGCAGGGGATCAAGTTCGATATTTAG
- a CDS encoding LytR/AlgR family response regulator transcription factor — MISCIAIDDEPLALEVLKKYVQKIYFLELKGTFTDPDEALNFIRQEKPELIFLDIQMPDVSGIQLAGQIQQYNPAVIFTTAYSEYAVDGFNVDAVDYLVKPIEYERFLKAVYKAKEYLEFVQTRDIANASIFVKSDYQQVKVKLSDVLLIEALDDFIKIYLPEKTLITLMTLKAIQAKLPEKEFVRIHRSYIVPLSKLEVVSRAKVKVGDKEVPIGASYSDAFFALLNGKF, encoded by the coding sequence ATGATCTCCTGCATTGCGATAGACGACGAGCCGCTGGCCCTGGAAGTCCTCAAAAAGTACGTACAAAAGATTTATTTCCTGGAGCTCAAAGGGACGTTTACCGACCCCGACGAAGCCCTGAATTTTATCCGCCAGGAAAAACCAGAGCTCATCTTCCTCGACATACAAATGCCCGACGTCAGCGGCATCCAGCTTGCGGGCCAGATCCAGCAATACAACCCCGCGGTGATCTTTACCACCGCCTACAGCGAATACGCCGTCGACGGCTTTAACGTAGACGCCGTCGACTACCTCGTCAAGCCCATTGAATACGAACGCTTCCTAAAGGCCGTCTACAAGGCCAAGGAATACCTGGAGTTCGTCCAGACCCGGGACATCGCCAACGCCTCCATCTTTGTCAAGTCAGACTACCAGCAGGTCAAGGTCAAGCTCAGCGACGTCCTCCTCATCGAAGCCCTCGACGACTTTATAAAGATTTACCTCCCCGAAAAAACGCTCATCACGCTGATGACCCTAAAGGCCATCCAGGCCAAGCTCCCCGAAAAGGAGTTTGTCCGCATCCATCGTTCTTACATCGTCCCCCTCAGCAAGCTCGAAGTCGTGAGCCGCGCCAAGGTCAAGGTCGGCGACAAGGAAGTACCCATCGGCGCCAGCTATAGCGACGCCTTTTTTGCTTTACTCAACGGAAAATTCTAA
- a CDS encoding helix-turn-helix transcriptional regulator translates to MDLSITASDGSTLVFEPGVPPSLQNYVLPGVPSVSATAPFGKMIFHELKGGGFTIVYSHYICDRNVTLEAKLDVPVLEFQLACKNNIRFFRAGLGEVLMLEKQFNLFYTPTWETRCDLQENSEYTTLVITFEPSYLEKLAPHFPFLDLFLQSAQDGTPALLSDVYNYANIQMMGITHDILYGDFSEQVKHLYVEAKVIELLIQALDKVGHFHTNTAARIVLRPYDIERIKEAAELLIQNMDNPLTIVELAHRVGLNDYKLKKGFKQVYGTTIFNYFMSARMERAKSLLEDTNIPIMDIAYMTGYRNISNFITAFRKNFGGSPGSLRKR, encoded by the coding sequence ATGGATTTGAGCATCACCGCCAGTGACGGTAGTACATTGGTCTTCGAACCGGGAGTGCCGCCCTCCCTTCAGAACTATGTACTTCCAGGGGTACCATCGGTTTCGGCCACAGCGCCGTTTGGAAAAATGATTTTCCATGAATTGAAGGGAGGCGGCTTTACCATCGTGTACAGCCATTATATATGTGACCGGAACGTCACCTTGGAGGCGAAGCTGGATGTTCCTGTATTGGAATTTCAGCTGGCCTGCAAAAACAACATCCGCTTCTTCCGGGCGGGGCTGGGGGAGGTGTTGATGTTGGAGAAGCAATTCAACTTATTTTACACCCCTACGTGGGAAACGCGTTGCGACCTGCAGGAGAATAGCGAGTACACCACCCTGGTGATTACTTTTGAGCCGTCCTACCTGGAAAAGCTCGCGCCCCATTTCCCCTTTTTGGATCTTTTCCTTCAGTCTGCCCAGGACGGTACGCCGGCCTTGTTGAGCGACGTATACAACTATGCCAATATCCAGATGATGGGGATCACGCACGATATCCTCTATGGGGACTTTTCGGAACAGGTGAAGCACCTTTACGTGGAGGCTAAAGTAATCGAGTTGCTGATACAGGCGTTGGATAAAGTGGGGCACTTTCACACGAATACGGCGGCGCGCATCGTACTTCGGCCGTATGACATCGAAAGAATCAAGGAGGCCGCGGAGCTGCTGATCCAAAATATGGACAACCCGCTGACCATCGTGGAACTCGCGCACCGTGTGGGTTTGAATGATTATAAGTTGAAGAAGGGGTTCAAGCAGGTGTATGGGACGACGATCTTCAATTATTTCATGAGCGCACGCATGGAGCGCGCCAAATCGCTTTTGGAGGATACGAATATACCTATCATGGATATAGCGTATATGACGGGATACCGGAACATCAGCAATTTCATTACGGCGTTCCGGAAGAACTTCGGAGGCTCACCGGGTTCATTGAGGAAACGATAA
- a CDS encoding flavin monoamine oxidase family protein, with protein sequence MIIGAGASGLMAARHLTTLGIPVRVLEARDRIGGRICTVSEGFSFPVEHGAEFVHGDLPLTRSLLRSAGIPMVPAGGRMVRSSSGRWVSSDMFDWERVLGAMLSLSSDMPLVDFLDRHFASDAATYNAVRGFAEGYDLADIRFVSTLALAREWSREEGAQHRIRGGYGALIGFLAASVPSIHTGIPVGSISWSQGQVSAGGFSGDAVLVTVPLGVLQAGAIDFSPALPAYLAASRALGYGTVTKILLEFERPFWKDAVPGAGFILSDQPVPTWWTQAPFDTPLLTGWWRGSHPGVDVVGLSLQSLSGIFGALPPLRASRVDDWQLDPFSLGAYSYPRVGESPHRALLNTPVSDTVFFAGEGLYDGDDTPGTVEAALCSGLAAAEKIAAVFAGKARG encoded by the coding sequence TTGATCATAGGCGCCGGGGCCTCAGGGCTCATGGCGGCGCGACACCTCACTACTTTAGGTATCCCCGTCCGGGTCCTTGAAGCCCGGGACCGCATCGGGGGCCGTATATGCACCGTTTCAGAAGGTTTCTCCTTCCCCGTGGAGCACGGGGCGGAGTTTGTACACGGCGACCTGCCGCTGACACGCTCATTGCTTCGCTCGGCGGGGATTCCTATGGTGCCCGCGGGGGGGCGTATGGTGCGATCGTCCTCAGGGCGGTGGGTTTCGTCTGATATGTTTGATTGGGAGCGGGTGCTCGGGGCGATGCTTTCGCTTTCCTCTGACATGCCGCTTGTTGATTTCCTGGACAGGCACTTCGCCTCCGACGCCGCCACGTACAATGCTGTCCGCGGCTTTGCCGAGGGGTATGACCTGGCGGACATCCGCTTCGTGAGTACGTTGGCGCTGGCGCGGGAGTGGAGCCGGGAGGAGGGTGCGCAGCACCGCATTCGCGGGGGGTATGGGGCGCTCATCGGGTTTCTCGCGGCTTCGGTGCCGTCTATCCATACCGGAATCCCCGTGGGGTCCATTTCCTGGTCGCAAGGGCAGGTGTCTGCCGGAGGCTTCTCCGGCGACGCCGTATTGGTGACCGTTCCACTGGGGGTGCTCCAGGCGGGCGCTATTGACTTCTCCCCCGCCCTGCCCGCTTACTTAGCCGCTTCGCGCGCGCTCGGGTATGGTACCGTCACGAAGATCCTCCTCGAATTCGAGCGCCCGTTTTGGAAAGATGCCGTTCCTGGCGCCGGTTTTATCCTTAGCGACCAACCGGTGCCCACCTGGTGGACCCAGGCACCGTTCGATACACCCTTGCTCACGGGTTGGTGGCGGGGGTCGCACCCCGGTGTGGACGTCGTCGGGCTGTCGCTTCAATCACTTTCAGGAATATTTGGAGCCCTGCCTCCGCTGCGTGCATCCCGCGTGGATGACTGGCAGTTGGATCCGTTTTCTTTGGGCGCCTATTCCTACCCTCGTGTGGGCGAGTCGCCCCATCGCGCCCTGCTCAATACACCGGTGTCAGACACCGTGTTCTTTGCCGGCGAGGGGCTGTATGACGGGGATGATACGCCCGGAACGGTGGAGGCCGCGCTTTGCAGCGGGCTGGCGGCGGCGGAAAAAATCGCCGCAGTTTTTGCGGGGAAGGCGCGGGGATAG
- the metK gene encoding methionine adenosyltransferase, which yields MPYLFTSESVSEGHPDKVADQISDALIDNFLAWDPDSKVACETLVTTGQVVLAGEVKSKTYLDVQKIARDVIARIGYTKSEYMFEANSCGIISAIHEQSADINRGVDKKDKEEQGAGDQGMMFGYASSETKDFMPLPLDLAHKLLIELAALRRENKQIKYLRPDAKSQVTIEYSDDNKPVRIDAIVISTQHDEFDTDEKMQAKIKRDVINILIPRVQAQYPEYKHLFNNKVKYHINPTGKFVIGGPHGDTGLTGRKIIVDTYGGRGAHGGGAFSGKDPSKVDRSAAYACRHIAKNLVAAGVASEVLVQVSYAIGVAQPMGIYVNTFGTAKVDLTDGKIAKQVETLFDMRPYAIETRLKLRSPIYSETAAYGHMGRKNETVTKGFKGSDGKEKKVKVELFTWEKLDMVKEIKKAFGLK from the coding sequence ATGCCTTATTTATTCACCAGTGAATCCGTGAGTGAAGGTCACCCGGATAAAGTGGCCGATCAAATTTCCGATGCGCTGATCGATAATTTCTTAGCCTGGGACCCTGATTCCAAAGTAGCATGCGAAACGCTGGTGACCACGGGGCAGGTGGTGCTTGCAGGGGAGGTCAAATCCAAGACCTACCTGGACGTACAAAAAATCGCCCGTGACGTGATCGCCAGGATCGGGTACACGAAAAGCGAGTACATGTTCGAGGCCAACTCGTGTGGGATCATTTCCGCTATCCACGAACAATCCGCGGACATCAACCGGGGCGTCGACAAAAAGGACAAGGAAGAACAAGGCGCGGGCGACCAGGGGATGATGTTCGGTTACGCGTCCAGCGAAACCAAGGACTTTATGCCGCTGCCGCTGGACCTCGCCCACAAGCTGCTCATTGAGCTGGCAGCCCTTCGCCGCGAGAACAAACAAATCAAATACCTGCGCCCGGACGCCAAGTCCCAGGTAACGATCGAATATTCCGACGATAACAAACCCGTACGCATAGACGCCATCGTCATCTCCACCCAGCACGACGAGTTCGACACGGACGAGAAGATGCAGGCCAAGATCAAAAGGGACGTGATCAACATCCTGATCCCGCGGGTTCAGGCCCAATACCCCGAGTACAAGCACCTGTTCAACAACAAGGTGAAGTACCACATCAACCCCACCGGCAAGTTCGTTATCGGCGGCCCGCACGGGGACACGGGGCTGACCGGCCGTAAGATCATCGTCGATACCTACGGGGGCCGTGGTGCCCACGGGGGCGGCGCGTTCAGCGGCAAGGATCCTTCCAAGGTCGACCGCTCCGCGGCGTACGCCTGCCGGCACATTGCCAAGAACCTGGTCGCCGCCGGTGTCGCTTCCGAAGTCCTGGTACAGGTCTCCTACGCCATCGGCGTGGCCCAGCCCATGGGGATCTATGTCAATACCTTTGGCACGGCCAAGGTGGACCTGACCGACGGCAAGATCGCCAAACAGGTCGAAACGCTGTTCGACATGCGTCCCTACGCCATCGAAACCCGGCTCAAGCTGCGCAGCCCGATCTATTCCGAAACCGCCGCCTACGGGCACATGGGCCGGAAGAACGAGACGGTCACCAAGGGCTTTAAGGGGTCTGATGGGAAGGAAAAGAAAGTCAAGGTGGAGCTCTTCACCTGGGAAAAGCTCGACATGGTCAAAGAGATAAAAAAGGCCTTCGGCCTGAAATAA
- the panB gene encoding 3-methyl-2-oxobutanoate hydroxymethyltransferase, producing the protein MSIHTEVKRITTHTLQRMKQKGEKIAMLTAYDYSFARLLDEAGIDVLLVGDSASNVMAGHETTLPITLDQMIYHAASVVRGAKRSLVLVDLPFGHYQGNSKEALQSTIRIMKETGAHGIKLEGGEEILESVKRILTAGVPVMGHLGLTPQSIYKFGTYNVRAQEEAEAEKLRRDALLLEEAGCFALVLEKIPAQLATEVSQSLRIPTISIGAGGGCDGQVLVMHDMLGINNEFNPRFLRRYADLYAVVNGAVKQYIKDVRSGDFPNESEQY; encoded by the coding sequence ATGTCCATTCACACCGAAGTCAAACGCATCACCACGCATACCCTTCAGCGCATGAAGCAGAAGGGCGAGAAGATCGCCATGCTTACCGCCTACGATTATTCTTTTGCCCGTCTCCTCGACGAGGCGGGGATAGACGTCCTGCTGGTGGGCGATTCGGCCTCCAACGTCATGGCCGGGCACGAAACGACCCTTCCCATCACCCTGGACCAGATGATCTATCACGCGGCCAGCGTGGTTCGCGGCGCAAAGCGGAGCCTGGTCCTGGTAGACCTGCCCTTTGGTCACTACCAGGGCAACTCGAAGGAGGCGCTCCAGTCCACCATCCGCATCATGAAGGAGACCGGCGCCCATGGGATCAAACTGGAAGGCGGGGAAGAGATCCTGGAATCCGTCAAACGCATCCTCACGGCCGGTGTCCCTGTCATGGGTCACCTGGGACTGACACCCCAGTCCATCTACAAGTTCGGGACCTATAACGTCCGGGCCCAGGAGGAGGCGGAAGCCGAAAAGTTGCGCCGGGACGCGCTGCTCCTGGAGGAAGCCGGGTGTTTTGCCTTGGTCCTGGAAAAAATCCCCGCCCAACTGGCGACAGAGGTCAGCCAATCCCTCCGCATCCCCACGATCTCGATCGGGGCCGGCGGCGGTTGCGACGGCCAGGTCCTGGTCATGCACGACATGCTCGGGATCAATAACGAGTTCAATCCCAGGTTTTTACGCAGATACGCAGACCTCTATGCGGTGGTGAATGGCGCCGTGAAGCAGTACATCAAAGACGTCCGCTCGGGTGATTTCCCCAACGAGTCCGAACAGTACTGA
- the panC gene encoding pantoate--beta-alanine ligase — translation MVICKTVADLRAYLSSRPRGPRLGFIPTMGALHDGHASLIREAKAGGRFTVCSVFVNPTQFNDPADFQKYPKTIESDILLLEQAGVDVLFLPSVSEIYPTGVVLTKHYDLGYLETVLEGAYRPGHFQGVCQVVERLLRIVQPDDLYMGQKDYQQCMVIRRLIELEQLPVVLVVCPIRREADGLAMSSRNLRLDAVHREGATAIYEALEMIRRRVSEVLAAPLGSAPARRGSGAAPEAAAAPLAPITAEARASLEAKGFRVDYVEIADGTTLQLLESWDGRAPAVALIAAFWGEVRLIDNEVLAPKRSS, via the coding sequence ATGGTCATTTGCAAGACGGTTGCCGATCTGCGCGCCTATCTCTCCAGCCGCCCCCGGGGGCCCCGCTTAGGCTTTATCCCAACGATGGGCGCCCTCCACGACGGACACGCCTCCCTGATCCGGGAAGCCAAGGCCGGCGGACGTTTCACCGTGTGTAGCGTCTTTGTCAACCCCACCCAGTTCAACGACCCCGCCGACTTCCAGAAATACCCGAAGACGATCGAAAGCGATATCCTGTTGTTGGAACAGGCGGGTGTGGACGTGCTCTTCCTGCCGTCCGTTTCCGAAATTTATCCCACCGGTGTAGTTTTAACGAAACACTATGATTTGGGGTACCTGGAAACCGTGCTCGAAGGGGCCTATCGCCCGGGGCACTTCCAGGGGGTTTGCCAGGTGGTGGAACGGCTGCTCCGCATTGTCCAGCCGGATGATTTGTACATGGGGCAGAAGGATTACCAGCAATGTATGGTCATACGGCGGTTGATCGAGCTGGAGCAGCTTCCTGTCGTTTTGGTCGTCTGTCCGATTCGACGCGAAGCGGACGGGCTCGCCATGAGCAGCCGCAATTTGCGGCTTGATGCGGTGCACCGGGAGGGGGCGACGGCCATCTATGAGGCGCTCGAAATGATCCGGCGCCGGGTCTCGGAGGTGCTCGCCGCACCGTTGGGCAGCGCGCCCGCGCGGCGCGGCAGCGGCGCTGCGCCGGAGGCCGCGGCTGCGCCGCTCGCGCCCATTACGGCCGAGGCCCGCGCCTCCCTGGAAGCCAAGGGCTTCCGCGTGGACTACGTAGAAATCGCTGACGGCACTACGCTTCAACTGCTGGAAAGCTGGGACGGGCGCGCCCCCGCTGTCGCCCTCATCGCCGCTTTTTGGGGTGAGGTCCGTCTCATCGACAACGAGGTGTTGGCGCCAAAGCGCTCCTCGTGA
- a CDS encoding sensor histidine kinase produces MKKEWVSGRIILNIVLHVAAWSAFTVLLYLLMNGNLKTPNELALKNNPYYIFNQVFTNAFLVMFYYLNAFVLIPRFLANKRILLYALIVIGLLAIYLYVPEYVFVNFITHHHPAPPPGMPPGGPPRRRFRIFPYLGSAALFLLVLVISSGSKILQQWFAAERQKEKAEKETLRTELSLLKSQINPHFLFNTLNNIYAMAITDSVHTADAVMKLSQIMRYILQEADHELVPLQKDLEFLQRYIELQQFRLSDKVDLKYQVSGDGQLLRIAPLLMIPFIENAFKYGVSAREKSSIKIDIQIRENIVTLWVENTKHAVNTMGAMENTGIGINNARRRLALLYPDRHELTIRDTPSLFVVTLKITCG; encoded by the coding sequence ATGAAAAAAGAGTGGGTATCAGGCCGGATCATTTTAAACATCGTCCTACACGTGGCGGCCTGGTCCGCATTTACCGTCCTGCTTTACCTCCTCATGAACGGCAACCTCAAGACGCCGAATGAACTGGCGCTGAAAAACAATCCCTATTACATCTTCAACCAGGTCTTTACCAATGCGTTCCTGGTCATGTTCTATTACCTGAACGCATTCGTGCTCATCCCGCGGTTCCTGGCCAACAAACGCATCCTGCTCTACGCACTGATCGTGATCGGGCTGCTGGCCATCTATCTATACGTGCCCGAGTATGTCTTCGTCAACTTCATCACGCACCACCACCCCGCTCCCCCACCCGGGATGCCACCCGGAGGTCCGCCGCGGCGCCGTTTCCGCATCTTCCCCTACTTAGGATCGGCGGCGCTTTTCCTGCTTGTCCTGGTGATCAGCTCCGGCTCGAAGATCCTTCAGCAATGGTTTGCCGCCGAACGACAGAAGGAAAAGGCGGAAAAGGAAACCCTGCGGACCGAGCTCTCGCTGCTCAAATCTCAGATCAACCCGCACTTCCTTTTCAATACGCTGAACAACATTTATGCGATGGCCATCACCGACTCCGTACACACGGCCGACGCGGTGATGAAGCTCTCGCAGATCATGCGGTATATCCTCCAGGAGGCCGACCACGAACTGGTGCCCCTCCAAAAGGACCTCGAATTCCTGCAACGCTATATCGAGCTCCAGCAGTTCCGGCTCAGCGACAAGGTAGACCTGAAATACCAGGTATCCGGTGACGGGCAACTCCTCCGGATCGCGCCCCTCCTCATGATCCCTTTTATCGAAAACGCTTTCAAATACGGCGTTAGCGCCCGCGAAAAAAGCTCCATCAAGATCGACATCCAGATCAGGGAAAATATCGTTACCTTATGGGTAGAGAACACCAAACACGCCGTCAACACCATGGGCGCCATGGAGAATACCGGTATCGGGATCAACAACGCCCGCAGGCGGCTGGCGCTCCTCTACCCCGACCGGCATGAACTCACGATCCGGGACACCCCGTCCCTCTTTGTGGTCACCTTAAAAATCACTTGCGGATGA